From a single Nocardioides panacis genomic region:
- a CDS encoding sugar phosphate isomerase/epimerase family protein: protein MTRPITLFTGQWADLPFEEVCRLASGWGYDGLEIACWGDHLDVWAAVEDDAYLASKREVLAKYDLKVWAISNHLKGQAVCDDPIDERHREILPSRIWGDGDAEGVRQRAAEEMKMTARAARRLGVDTVIGFTGSSIWKYVAMFPPATQAMVDAGYDDFAARWNPILDVYDAEGVRFAHEVHPSEIAYDYWTTVRALEAVGHREAFGLNWDPSHFVWQDLDPVSFLWDFRDRIYHVDCKDTKLQVGNGRNGRLGSHLAWADPRRGWDFVSTGHGDVPWERCFRMLNTIGYTGPLSVEWEDAGMDRLRGAPEALDFVRSLAFDPPDAAFDSAFATTD from the coding sequence ATGACGCGACCGATCACCCTGTTCACCGGACAGTGGGCCGACCTGCCCTTCGAGGAGGTCTGCCGCCTGGCCTCCGGCTGGGGGTACGACGGGCTCGAGATCGCCTGCTGGGGCGACCACCTCGACGTCTGGGCCGCCGTGGAGGACGACGCCTACCTCGCGAGCAAGCGCGAGGTGCTCGCGAAGTACGACCTGAAGGTGTGGGCGATCTCCAACCACCTCAAGGGACAGGCGGTGTGCGACGACCCGATCGACGAGCGGCACCGCGAGATCCTGCCGAGCCGGATCTGGGGCGACGGCGACGCCGAAGGCGTGCGGCAGCGGGCCGCCGAGGAGATGAAGATGACCGCGCGGGCCGCGCGGCGGCTGGGCGTCGACACCGTGATCGGCTTCACCGGATCCTCCATCTGGAAGTACGTCGCGATGTTCCCGCCGGCCACCCAGGCGATGGTGGACGCCGGCTACGACGACTTCGCCGCCCGGTGGAACCCGATCCTCGACGTGTACGACGCCGAGGGGGTGCGCTTCGCCCACGAGGTGCACCCCTCGGAGATCGCCTACGACTACTGGACGACCGTGCGGGCGCTCGAGGCCGTCGGCCACCGGGAGGCCTTCGGGCTCAACTGGGACCCGTCCCACTTCGTCTGGCAGGACCTCGACCCCGTGTCGTTCCTGTGGGACTTCCGGGACCGGATCTACCACGTGGACTGCAAGGACACGAAGCTCCAGGTCGGCAACGGCCGCAACGGCCGACTCGGGTCGCACCTGGCGTGGGCCGACCCACGCCGCGGCTGGGACTTCGTCTCGACCGGTCACGGGGACGTGCCGTGGGAGCGCTGCTTCCGGATGCTCAACACGATCGGCTACACCGGCCCCCTCTCGGTGGAGTGGGAGGACGCCGGCATGGACCGGCTCCGCGGGGCGCCCGAGGCGCTCGACTTCGTGCGCTCGCTGGCCTTCGACCCGCCCGACGCGGCCTTCGACTCGGCGTTCGCGACCACCGACTGA
- the xylA gene encoding xylose isomerase: protein MSAALPVPTPDDRFSFGLWTVGWQGVDVFGGPVRPPMDPVYAVERLAGIGAAALSFHDDDLVPDDSTRQLTLDRFAKAIADTGLVVEMATTNLFGHAVFKDGGFTANDRRVRRLALAKVLRNIDLAAELGARTYVLWGGREGSESGGSKDVQSALARYKEALDLLCAYVRDQGYDLRFALEPKPNEPRGDILLPTIGHALAFISELDEPDRVGLNPEVGHEEMAGLNFAHGIAQALWHGKLFHVDLNGQHGPRFDQDLRFGAGNLRGAFWTVDVLEGGPGGAAYDGYRHFDYKPARTEDDEGVWVTAEACMRNYLMLRERTRAFRADPAVHEALQAARVGDLGVPTLADGETIEELRAERHDVAALAEQGLAFEALDQLAMEHLLGAR, encoded by the coding sequence ATGTCAGCAGCACTGCCCGTCCCCACCCCCGATGACCGCTTCTCGTTCGGCCTGTGGACGGTCGGGTGGCAGGGGGTCGACGTCTTCGGCGGGCCGGTGCGGCCACCGATGGATCCCGTCTACGCGGTGGAGCGGCTCGCCGGGATCGGGGCCGCGGCCCTGAGCTTCCACGACGACGACCTCGTGCCCGACGACAGCACGCGGCAGCTGACCCTCGACCGGTTCGCGAAGGCGATCGCCGACACCGGCCTGGTCGTCGAGATGGCGACCACCAACCTGTTCGGGCACGCCGTCTTCAAGGACGGGGGGTTCACCGCCAACGACCGCCGGGTGCGCCGCCTGGCGTTGGCCAAGGTGCTGCGCAACATCGACCTCGCCGCCGAGCTCGGCGCCCGCACCTACGTGCTCTGGGGCGGCCGCGAGGGCTCGGAGTCCGGTGGCAGCAAGGACGTCCAGTCGGCGCTGGCCCGCTACAAGGAGGCGCTCGACCTGCTCTGCGCCTACGTGCGCGACCAGGGCTATGACCTGCGCTTCGCCCTGGAGCCCAAGCCCAACGAGCCGCGCGGGGACATCCTGCTCCCGACCATCGGGCACGCCCTCGCGTTCATCTCCGAGCTCGACGAGCCCGACCGGGTCGGCCTCAACCCCGAGGTGGGTCACGAGGAGATGGCCGGGCTGAACTTCGCGCACGGCATCGCCCAGGCGCTCTGGCACGGCAAGCTCTTCCACGTGGACCTCAACGGCCAGCACGGTCCCCGCTTCGACCAGGACCTCCGCTTCGGCGCCGGCAACCTCCGCGGTGCCTTCTGGACGGTCGACGTCCTCGAGGGCGGCCCGGGCGGCGCGGCGTACGACGGCTACCGGCACTTCGACTACAAGCCGGCCCGGACCGAGGACGACGAGGGGGTCTGGGTCACCGCCGAGGCCTGCATGCGCAACTACCTGATGCTCCGGGAGCGGACCCGGGCGTTCCGGGCCGACCCTGCGGTGCACGAGGCCCTGCAGGCCGCCAGGGTCGGCGATCTCGGCGTGCCCACGCTGGCCGACGGCGAGACCATCGAGGAGCTGCGGGCCGAGCGGCACGACGTCGCCGCCCTCGCCGAGCAGGGCCTGGCGTTCGAGGCGCTCGACCAGCTCGCCATGGAACACCTGCTCGGCGCCCGCTGA
- a CDS encoding Gfo/Idh/MocA family protein has translation MHPIVPDLGIGLVGYAFMGAAHSQAWRTAPHFFDLPLHPRLRALCGRDPGRVTEAARRLGWESTETDWTRLVSRSDIDLVDVCTPGDTHAEIAIAALRAGKHVLCEKPLANSVAEAQAMADAADLAAGDGVRAMVGFTYRRVPAVALARQLVEQGRIGDIRHVRAQYLQDWLTDPQSPMTWRLDKDKAGSGALGDIGAHIVDLAQHITGERIVTVNGMLETFVRERPLSDGSSATHLGGDTGRGSSLGTGQVTVDDAATFLARFTGGAVGVFEATRFATGRKNAIRLEINGSRGSLAFDFEDMNVLELYDADEPAETAGFRRILVTEPGHPYVGSWWPPGHGLGYEHGFTHQVVDLVTALGRGDQPLPSFRDGLQVQCVLAAVQRSAELGAWEPTAAPVPAA, from the coding sequence ATGCACCCGATCGTCCCGGACCTCGGCATCGGCCTGGTCGGGTACGCCTTCATGGGCGCCGCTCACTCCCAGGCCTGGCGCACGGCACCGCACTTCTTCGACCTCCCGCTGCACCCGCGCCTCCGGGCGCTGTGCGGACGGGACCCGGGCCGGGTGACCGAGGCCGCCCGCCGGCTCGGCTGGGAGTCCACGGAGACCGACTGGACCCGGCTGGTCTCACGCAGCGACATCGACCTGGTCGACGTCTGCACCCCGGGGGACACCCACGCAGAGATCGCGATCGCGGCTCTCCGGGCCGGCAAGCACGTGCTCTGCGAGAAGCCGCTCGCCAACTCGGTGGCCGAGGCGCAGGCGATGGCGGACGCCGCGGACCTCGCCGCCGGCGACGGCGTGCGTGCCATGGTCGGCTTCACCTACCGCCGGGTGCCCGCCGTCGCCCTGGCCCGGCAGCTGGTCGAGCAGGGCCGGATCGGCGACATCCGGCACGTCCGCGCGCAGTACCTCCAGGACTGGTTGACCGACCCGCAGTCGCCGATGACCTGGCGGCTCGACAAGGACAAGGCCGGCTCGGGCGCCCTGGGCGACATCGGGGCCCACATCGTCGACCTGGCCCAGCACATCACCGGCGAGCGCATCGTCACGGTCAACGGGATGCTCGAGACCTTCGTCCGGGAGCGCCCCCTGTCCGACGGCTCGTCTGCGACGCACCTGGGTGGCGACACCGGACGCGGCTCGAGCCTCGGGACCGGCCAGGTGACCGTCGACGACGCCGCGACCTTCCTGGCCCGCTTCACCGGCGGGGCGGTCGGTGTCTTCGAGGCGACCCGGTTCGCCACGGGGCGCAAGAACGCCATCCGGCTGGAGATCAACGGGTCCCGGGGCAGCCTGGCGTTCGACTTCGAGGACATGAACGTCCTGGAGCTCTACGACGCCGACGAGCCCGCCGAGACCGCCGGCTTCCGCCGGATCCTGGTCACCGAGCCCGGGCACCCCTACGTCGGGAGCTGGTGGCCGCCCGGCCACGGCCTCGGCTACGAGCACGGCTTCACCCACCAGGTCGTCGACCTGGTCACGGCGCTCGGCCGCGGTGACCAGCCGCTCCCGTCCTTCCGTGACGGGCTGCAGGTCCAGTGCGTCCTGGCCGCCGTGCAGCGAAGTGCCGAGCTGGGCGCCTGGGAGCCGACCGCCGCCCCCGTCCCCGCCGCCTGA
- a CDS encoding substrate-binding domain-containing protein, protein MSRPHPHRRLRLVTGGALAALLVVAGCTSNTPETDSSSGGTDSKAVSANDDPGKKVVIGFSGPAADHGWLAAINSSALAEAKKYDDVELKAAEGTNDASLQISQIETFINDKVDAIVLLPTDGAALTDVATKAMEAGIPVINVDREFSSPFAARTTVLGDNYGMGVSAGTYACKVVKDKGLDDAVIAEIAGIDSLPLTQDRSKGFKDALKACGQNVDNRVAAEFTVESGEKAASNLLQAAPKIDVIWNHDDDQGVGVKAAFDNADRHEFAFIGGAGSANAMRWIKDGSMAATVIYPPTQAADGIRLARLIAQNKGLSDLVQVEVPKRIVLNAPVVTKDNVDDYMALGFES, encoded by the coding sequence ATGTCTCGTCCCCACCCGCACCGCCGGCTCCGCCTGGTCACCGGAGGTGCGCTCGCCGCCCTGCTGGTCGTCGCCGGCTGCACCAGCAACACGCCGGAGACCGACAGCTCGTCGGGCGGCACCGACAGCAAGGCCGTGTCCGCCAACGACGACCCGGGCAAGAAGGTCGTCATCGGGTTCTCCGGTCCTGCCGCCGACCACGGGTGGCTCGCCGCCATCAACAGCTCGGCGCTGGCCGAGGCGAAGAAGTACGACGACGTCGAGCTGAAGGCTGCCGAGGGCACCAACGACGCCAGCCTGCAGATCAGCCAGATCGAGACCTTCATCAACGACAAGGTCGACGCGATCGTGCTGCTGCCGACCGACGGGGCGGCACTGACCGACGTGGCCACCAAGGCGATGGAGGCCGGCATCCCGGTCATCAACGTCGACCGCGAGTTCTCCTCGCCGTTCGCGGCGCGGACCACCGTCCTGGGCGACAACTACGGCATGGGCGTCTCGGCCGGCACGTACGCCTGCAAGGTGGTCAAGGACAAGGGCCTCGACGACGCCGTGATCGCGGAGATCGCCGGCATCGACTCGCTGCCGCTGACCCAGGACCGGTCGAAGGGCTTCAAGGACGCGCTCAAGGCCTGCGGTCAGAACGTCGACAACCGGGTCGCCGCCGAGTTCACCGTGGAGTCCGGGGAGAAGGCCGCCTCCAACCTGCTCCAGGCGGCTCCCAAGATCGACGTCATCTGGAACCACGACGACGACCAGGGCGTCGGCGTCAAGGCGGCCTTCGACAACGCGGACCGTCACGAGTTCGCCTTCATCGGTGGTGCCGGCTCGGCCAACGCGATGCGCTGGATCAAGGACGGCTCGATGGCCGCGACCGTGATCTACCCGCCGACCCAGGCGGCCGACGGCATCCGCCTGGCCCGGCTGATCGCCCAGAACAAGGGCCTCTCCGACCTGGTCCAGGTCGAGGTCCCGAAGCGGATCGTGCTGAACGCGCCCGTCGTCACCAAGGACAACGTGGACGACTACATGGCGCTCGGCTTCGAGTCCTGA
- a CDS encoding ABC transporter permease, translating into MNPEQETARPTGAAATSHPVAARDQVVQESLSGSGRERSRGVLGGLMSSSVGRNLGLVVALFLLCLVGIATAGQEFASIDNALTILRLAAVIGVVSVGMTFVITGGGIDLSVGAIVALASVWSTTLATQAMARDYHWSIIVLAAVVVGTVCGLVNGLLIAYGKVVPFIATLAMLAAARGLAEIIAQRRTQIVDVPGFSDFFRHSALGVPLLVIIFAVVAAVGWVVLNRTTFGRRTFAVGGNPEAARLAGIDVRRHTVALYAIVGLCCGIAAVMIVARTTTGSSTHGTLYELDAIAAVVIGGTLLSGGRGTIVGTVLGVLIFTTLSNVFTQNNLSSSAQSVAKGLIIVAAVLLQQRLATRSNSGT; encoded by the coding sequence ATGAACCCGGAACAGGAGACGGCTCGCCCCACGGGCGCGGCCGCCACGAGCCATCCGGTCGCGGCGCGGGACCAGGTCGTCCAGGAGTCGCTGTCGGGCAGCGGCCGCGAGAGGTCGCGCGGTGTGCTCGGGGGTCTGATGAGCTCCTCCGTGGGCCGCAACCTCGGTCTCGTCGTGGCGCTCTTCCTCCTCTGCCTGGTCGGGATCGCCACGGCCGGCCAGGAGTTCGCCAGCATCGACAACGCGCTGACGATCCTGCGGCTCGCCGCCGTGATCGGCGTCGTGTCGGTGGGCATGACGTTCGTGATCACCGGGGGCGGGATCGACCTGTCCGTCGGTGCGATCGTCGCGCTCGCCTCGGTGTGGTCGACGACGCTGGCCACGCAGGCGATGGCGCGCGACTACCACTGGTCGATCATCGTGCTGGCCGCGGTGGTGGTGGGCACGGTCTGCGGCCTGGTCAACGGTCTGCTGATCGCCTACGGGAAGGTCGTGCCGTTCATCGCCACCCTCGCGATGCTCGCCGCCGCCCGCGGGCTCGCGGAGATCATCGCCCAGCGCCGCACCCAGATCGTCGACGTCCCCGGCTTCAGCGACTTCTTCCGTCACTCGGCGCTCGGGGTGCCCCTGCTGGTCATCATCTTCGCCGTCGTCGCGGCGGTCGGCTGGGTCGTCCTGAACCGGACCACCTTCGGCCGTCGCACCTTCGCGGTGGGCGGGAACCCCGAGGCGGCCCGGCTCGCCGGCATCGACGTACGCCGGCACACGGTCGCGCTCTACGCGATCGTCGGCCTGTGCTGCGGGATCGCCGCGGTGATGATCGTGGCTCGTACGACGACCGGGTCCTCGACCCACGGCACGCTCTACGAGCTCGACGCCATCGCCGCCGTCGTCATCGGCGGCACCCTCCTGTCGGGCGGCCGCGGCACCATCGTCGGCACCGTGCTCGGCGTGCTGATCTTCACCACGCTCTCCAACGTCTTCACCCAGAACAACCTGTCCAGCTCGGCCCAGTCGGTCGCCAAGGGACTCATCATCGTCGCCGCGGTCCTGCTCCAGCAGCGGCTCGCGACGCGCAGCAACAGCGGCACCTAG
- a CDS encoding sugar ABC transporter ATP-binding protein has translation MDSDLTSSPSGAPSLDSAAPLLQMRGIVKTFPGVRALDGVDLLVRPGEVHCLLGQNGAGKSTLIKVLAGAHRPDEGEIEWRGEAVALSTPDTAISLGISTIYQELDLVAGLSVAENIFLGHEKSRGGLLRRGDTRRAARALLARLGHEEIRVDREVGTLPASGQQIVSMARALSHDTRLIVMDEPSAALDQQEVQSLFRVIRDLTDQGVAVVYISHRLEEIRQVGDRVTVLKDGRTVATDLRARDTPTSDLIRLMTGRDIEYVFPPRATLDAAAPTVLEVTGLSLAKSFADVSFSVRAGEIVGLAGLVGSGRSEILESVYGARKPTSGTVAVNGKRLRGGSVSAAVRAGIGLAPEERKSQGLLLDQAIYQNITVSSLGRFARAGFLDGSAERSSALELTKALDVRPPGVTRPVRTLSGGNQQKVVLARWLMRDCRVLLLDEPTRGVDIGARSEIYALIRSLSERGVAVVVVSSEMEEVLGLADRVLVIREGLVVHEGPADEIDEHRVLDLVMEGSAA, from the coding sequence GTGGACAGCGACCTGACCAGCAGCCCGTCCGGGGCACCGTCGCTCGACAGCGCCGCGCCCCTGCTGCAGATGCGCGGGATCGTGAAGACCTTCCCCGGCGTCCGGGCGCTCGACGGAGTCGACCTGCTGGTGCGGCCCGGTGAGGTGCACTGCCTGCTGGGACAGAACGGCGCGGGGAAGTCCACGCTCATCAAGGTGCTGGCCGGCGCCCACCGTCCGGACGAGGGCGAGATCGAGTGGCGAGGCGAGGCCGTCGCCCTGAGCACCCCGGACACCGCGATCTCGCTGGGCATCTCCACGATCTACCAGGAGCTCGACCTGGTCGCGGGGCTGAGCGTCGCCGAGAACATCTTCCTCGGCCACGAGAAGTCCCGTGGCGGGCTGCTCCGCCGGGGCGACACCCGTCGCGCGGCCCGGGCCCTGCTCGCCCGTCTGGGTCACGAGGAGATCCGCGTCGACCGCGAGGTCGGGACCCTGCCGGCGTCCGGGCAACAGATCGTCAGCATGGCCCGCGCGCTGTCGCACGACACCCGGCTGATCGTCATGGACGAGCCGTCGGCGGCCCTCGACCAGCAGGAGGTGCAGTCGCTGTTCCGGGTGATCCGCGACCTCACCGACCAGGGGGTCGCGGTCGTCTACATCTCCCACCGGCTCGAGGAGATCCGGCAGGTGGGCGACCGGGTCACGGTGCTCAAGGACGGTCGCACCGTCGCCACCGACCTCCGGGCGCGAGACACCCCCACCTCCGACCTGATCCGGCTGATGACCGGCCGCGACATCGAGTACGTCTTCCCGCCGCGGGCCACGCTGGACGCCGCTGCTCCGACCGTCCTCGAGGTCACCGGCCTCAGCCTCGCCAAGTCGTTCGCCGACGTCTCCTTCTCGGTGCGGGCCGGAGAGATCGTCGGGCTGGCCGGCCTCGTCGGCTCGGGTCGCTCCGAGATCCTCGAGTCCGTGTACGGCGCTCGGAAGCCGACGAGCGGGACGGTCGCCGTGAACGGCAAGCGCCTGCGCGGCGGGTCGGTCTCCGCCGCAGTCCGAGCGGGCATCGGTCTGGCACCCGAGGAGCGCAAGAGCCAGGGCCTGCTCCTGGACCAGGCGATCTACCAGAACATCACGGTCTCCAGCCTCGGGCGCTTCGCGCGGGCCGGCTTCCTCGACGGGTCGGCCGAGCGCTCCTCCGCCCTGGAGCTGACGAAGGCGCTCGACGTGCGCCCGCCCGGGGTCACCCGGCCGGTCAGGACGCTGTCCGGTGGCAACCAGCAGAAGGTCGTGCTGGCGCGGTGGCTGATGCGGGACTGCCGGGTGCTGCTGCTCGACGAGCCGACCCGCGGCGTCGACATCGGCGCGCGCAGCGAGATCTACGCACTCATCCGGTCGCTGTCCGAGCGCGGGGTCGCGGTCGTGGTGGTCTCCAGCGAGATGGAAGAGGTCCTGGGTCTCGCCGACCGGGTCCTGGTGATCAGGGAAGGGCTGGTCGTGCACGAGGGACCGGCCGACGAGATCGACGAGCACCGGGTCCTCGACCTGGTCATGGAAGGAAGTGCCGCATGA
- a CDS encoding ROK family transcriptional regulator encodes MAHVLSGRAETPTQSRILTYVRDEGPLSRMDLAARLGVSRTTVAAEVGRLVELGLAEDGGPAASRGGRRSTLVDLDAGLRFVGIELGATSMRIAVTDGRLGVLARASTPDADIRRGPERVLAEAIELTRKLLAEQGVERPAGLGIGVPGPVDFHAGMPVSPPIMPGWDGYPVRDALSRELGTPVLLDNDVNVMALGEQHTGVARSASAFLFVKIGTGIGCGIVVDRHLYRGADGCAGDIGHIRIEQSGPVCACGNHGCLEAFFGGAALARDASSAARAGRSEILAEMLEADGRLTAAHIGRAIERGDATALQLTRDGGRRVGTVLANLVSFFNPGLIVIGGGVAGLGHTLLAEIRSAIYRQSLPLATGNLPVVLSELGGDAGVVGAARLISDAVYAPGDFRK; translated from the coding sequence ATGGCGCACGTACTCTCCGGCCGGGCCGAGACTCCCACCCAATCCAGGATCCTGACCTACGTGCGCGACGAGGGGCCGCTGTCCCGGATGGACCTGGCCGCCCGGCTCGGGGTGTCCCGGACGACGGTGGCCGCCGAGGTGGGGCGCCTGGTCGAGCTCGGCCTCGCCGAGGACGGCGGGCCGGCGGCGTCACGGGGCGGGCGGCGCTCGACGCTGGTCGACCTCGACGCGGGGCTCCGTTTCGTCGGCATCGAGCTCGGCGCCACCTCGATGAGGATCGCTGTCACCGACGGCCGGCTCGGCGTGCTGGCCCGGGCCTCGACGCCCGACGCGGACATCCGGCGTGGCCCCGAGCGGGTGCTGGCCGAGGCGATCGAGCTGACCCGCAAGCTCCTGGCCGAGCAGGGCGTGGAGCGTCCCGCCGGGCTGGGCATCGGGGTGCCGGGCCCGGTGGACTTCCACGCGGGGATGCCGGTGTCGCCGCCGATCATGCCCGGGTGGGACGGCTACCCGGTCCGCGACGCGCTCTCGCGTGAGCTCGGGACGCCGGTGCTGCTGGACAACGACGTCAACGTGATGGCCCTGGGGGAGCAGCACACCGGCGTGGCCCGGTCCGCCTCCGCGTTCCTGTTCGTCAAGATCGGCACCGGCATCGGCTGCGGCATCGTGGTGGACCGGCACCTCTACCGCGGCGCCGACGGGTGCGCCGGCGACATCGGGCACATCCGCATCGAGCAGTCCGGGCCCGTCTGCGCGTGCGGGAACCACGGGTGCCTGGAGGCGTTCTTCGGCGGAGCGGCTCTGGCGCGCGATGCGTCGAGTGCGGCACGGGCGGGACGCTCCGAGATTCTCGCCGAGATGCTCGAGGCGGACGGTCGGCTGACGGCGGCGCACATCGGTCGGGCGATCGAGCGCGGTGACGCGACGGCGCTCCAGCTGACCCGCGACGGCGGTCGCCGGGTGGGGACGGTGCTCGCGAACCTGGTGTCGTTCTTCAACCCGGGGCTGATCGTCATCGGGGGTGGCGTCGCCGGTCTGGGGCACACGCTGCTGGCCGAGATCCGCAGCGCGATCTACCGGCAGTCGCTGCCGCTCGCGACCGGGAACCTGCCGGTCGTGCTCAGCGAGCTCGGTGGCGACGCCGGGGTGGTCGGCGCGGCCCGGCTGATCAGCGACGCGGTCTATGCACCGGGAGACTTTCGCAAGTAA
- a CDS encoding EAL domain-containing protein: protein MQVYDVASGTDNGRKLQVSIALREALDADRITLGYQPVVDLTHGGVVGVEALLRWEHPDLGPVPPPEVVAAAHAIGLAERLDLCVLRRACTDMARMRDRGIGTDIHLAVNLSAQSIEGTRLPPDGVRHVPPGRVALGSADPRGHRRRAHE, encoded by the coding sequence GTGCAGGTGTACGACGTCGCGAGCGGCACCGACAACGGACGCAAGCTCCAGGTGTCCATCGCGTTGCGCGAAGCCCTCGACGCCGACCGCATCACGCTGGGCTACCAGCCCGTCGTCGACCTGACGCACGGCGGCGTCGTCGGGGTGGAGGCCTTGCTGCGCTGGGAGCACCCCGACCTCGGCCCCGTCCCGCCACCGGAGGTCGTCGCGGCCGCCCACGCCATCGGTCTCGCGGAGCGGCTCGACCTGTGCGTCCTGCGGCGGGCCTGCACCGACATGGCCCGGATGCGAGACCGTGGGATCGGCACGGACATCCACTTGGCTGTGAACCTCAGCGCGCAGAGTATCGAGGGCACCCGACTCCCCCCAGATGGTGTCCGACACGTCCCGCCTGGCCGGGTGGCCCTTGGGTCAGCTGACCCTCGAGGTCACCGAAGGCGTGCTCATGAGTGA
- a CDS encoding EAL domain-containing protein has product MVSDTSRLAGWPLGQLTLEVTEGVLMSDTGAAAAVLARLRELDVSVAIDDFGTGYSSLAYLKRLPVATLKVDRSFVEQVPGDPESCAIARSITDLARALSLTTVAEGIETQAQADYMRRLGCTRGQGFLWSPAVPPLELEDLLLAWPG; this is encoded by the coding sequence ATGGTGTCCGACACGTCCCGCCTGGCCGGGTGGCCCTTGGGTCAGCTGACCCTCGAGGTCACCGAAGGCGTGCTCATGAGTGACACAGGTGCGGCCGCCGCCGTCCTGGCACGACTTCGCGAGCTCGACGTGTCCGTCGCGATCGACGACTTCGGCACCGGGTACAGCTCGCTGGCCTACCTCAAGCGACTGCCCGTCGCCACCCTCAAGGTCGATCGGTCCTTCGTCGAGCAGGTGCCGGGTGACCCCGAGTCGTGTGCCATCGCGCGCTCGATCACCGATCTGGCCCGAGCACTGTCGCTGACCACCGTGGCGGAGGGTATCGAGACCCAGGCGCAAGCCGACTACATGCGCCGTCTGGGGTGCACGCGTGGTCAGGGGTTCCTGTGGAGCCCCGCCGTCCCGCCGCTGGAGCTCGAGGACCTGCTGCTCGCCTGGCCTGGCTAG
- a CDS encoding acyltransferase family protein gives MRSSGEVWRLRRLPGLDGVRGLAIILVILCHSAVPHLNLAGQAGVTLFFVLSGFLITGILLGGQNLSSFWPRRARRLLPALLVMLALLLPAFVLAGWTVRQYGDAAWPGLLYVANIREMQTGWIFPFGHLWSLSVEEQFYVVWPLVVVALRRRPAAVLAVSLLGVAASVMARWNAEGFHAVLGTDTNAFAMFAGTALAAAFATGWKPPIGRGATWIGAAAVIASALWSPTAPRVDMVATLTTAGAVLMIAGEVAGRGDPLLRFPPLRYVGRVSYGWYLWHIPLITLFSTPGMPGVEVPLKLALCGVALAIAALSFRFIEVPLQGRRPAAAVVPAPVAS, from the coding sequence ATGCGTTCTTCAGGGGAAGTTTGGCGGTTACGTCGGCTGCCTGGGCTCGACGGTGTTCGCGGCCTGGCGATCATCCTGGTGATCCTCTGCCACTCCGCCGTCCCGCACCTCAACCTGGCTGGTCAAGCGGGCGTGACCCTGTTCTTCGTCCTCTCCGGCTTCCTCATCACGGGCATCCTGCTCGGAGGCCAGAACCTCTCGTCCTTCTGGCCCAGGCGAGCACGCAGACTCCTGCCGGCGCTCCTCGTGATGCTGGCTCTGCTCCTGCCGGCGTTCGTCTTGGCAGGGTGGACGGTCAGGCAGTACGGCGATGCAGCGTGGCCGGGTCTTCTGTACGTCGCCAACATCCGCGAGATGCAGACCGGATGGATCTTCCCCTTCGGGCATCTGTGGTCACTCTCCGTCGAGGAGCAGTTCTACGTCGTCTGGCCCTTGGTGGTCGTCGCCCTCCGTCGTCGTCCCGCGGCGGTGCTGGCGGTCAGCCTTCTGGGGGTGGCGGCATCCGTGATGGCTCGCTGGAACGCCGAGGGATTCCACGCGGTGCTGGGAACGGACACGAACGCCTTCGCGATGTTCGCCGGGACCGCCTTGGCCGCCGCCTTCGCAACCGGCTGGAAGCCCCCCATCGGGCGAGGTGCGACGTGGATCGGAGCCGCGGCGGTCATCGCCAGCGCTCTCTGGTCGCCGACCGCGCCCCGGGTGGACATGGTCGCCACCCTGACCACCGCGGGCGCCGTCCTCATGATCGCCGGCGAGGTGGCCGGCAGGGGCGATCCCCTGCTGAGGTTCCCGCCGCTGCGGTACGTCGGCCGGGTCTCCTACGGCTGGTACCTCTGGCACATCCCGCTGATCACCCTGTTCTCCACCCCTGGAATGCCCGGCGTGGAGGTGCCCCTGAAGCTCGCCCTGTGTGGCGTGGCCCTGGCGATCGCCGCGCTGTCGTTCCGGTTCATCGAGGTCCCGCTGCAAGGTCGCCGACCGGCGGCGGCGGTGGTGCCCGCGCCCGTCGCTTCCTGA
- a CDS encoding SGNH/GDSL hydrolase family protein translates to MRLSAGPPPSTLWGGTGFTFGGGVSGEAGQDYLTRVRALAGTPTQFNVVVLEGGQNDLRADRSQLLRDTGQVIAAVHEAWPGAVIIVLGPCAPQPLQHVLADTAAAIDAAARAAGAYSVNPAARKWFTDANSPGYDFDHTHVNSAGHAYIAQRLVQAVRTMRQISPS, encoded by the coding sequence CTGCGGCTCTCGGCTGGACCCCCACCGTCAACGCTGTGGGGGGGCACGGGGTTCACGTTCGGGGGCGGGGTCAGCGGCGAAGCCGGCCAGGACTACCTCACCCGGGTGAGGGCACTCGCCGGGACTCCGACGCAGTTCAACGTCGTGGTCCTGGAGGGCGGTCAGAACGACCTCCGTGCCGATCGGTCGCAGCTCCTGAGAGACACCGGGCAGGTCATCGCTGCGGTTCATGAGGCGTGGCCCGGGGCCGTGATCATCGTGCTGGGCCCGTGCGCGCCTCAGCCTTTGCAGCACGTCCTCGCTGACACGGCCGCCGCCATCGACGCGGCCGCCAGGGCCGCCGGCGCCTACTCCGTGAACCCTGCAGCACGCAAGTGGTTCACCGATGCGAACAGTCCCGGCTACGACTTCGACCACACCCACGTCAACAGCGCGGGGCATGCCTACATTGCGCAGCGCCTGGTCCAAGCGGTCAGGACCATGCGGCAGATCTCACCCTCCTGA